In Gammaproteobacteria bacterium, the DNA window CTCACGCCCAGCCAAACCGTGAAATAGAAGGTGCTGCCAACGCCCAGGGTTGATTTCACCCAGATGACACCATTCATTAATTCCACCAGGCGCTTGGAAATGGTCAGTCCCAGGCCAGTGCCGCCGTATTTGCGGGTTGTGGAGCCATCGGCCTGGATAAAGGCCTGGAACATGCGCCCACGCTGTTCTTCAGTCATGCCAATGCCGGTGTCGCACACCGCGAATTGCAGTTTAACCTGATCGTTGGCGCGTTCCCGCTCCTGGACGTCAACAATGATCTGGCCCTGTTCGGTGAATTTGATGGCGTTATTGATCAGATTGACCAGAATTTGCCCGAGTCGCAGCGGATCGCCGACCAAATGCTGCGGCAGGTTGCTGGGTTCATGAAACAGCAACTCCAGTCCCTTGTCGTAAGCCTTCTGGCTGACCAGCGTGGCGACATTGTTCAGCACATCATCGAAACGAAAATCAATCCGCTCCATGTCCAGCTTGCCAGCCTCGATTTTCGAGAAGTCGAGGATGTCATTAATGATGTTGAGCAGCGAAGCGCCCGCGCCGTGGATCTTTTGCACATAATCGCGTTGCTTGGCGGTTAGCTCAGTTTGCAAAGCCAGGTGTGCCATGCCAATGACGGCATTCATAGGTGTGCGGATTTCGTGTGACATATTCGCCAGGAAGGCGCTCTTGGCGCGGGTTGCTTCCTCGGCCCGTTGTTTTTCTCCAGCCAGTTCCAGGGTGCGCTCCGCAACTTTGTTTTCCAGTTCAGCGTTGATCTGTTGCCAGTCGCAACGGTTGACCAACAGCATTTGCCGCATGTGCTCCTGAGCGGCGGCCAGCGTATCCATTTCCCGCCAGGAAGGCGGCAGCGCGACCGGCTGTTCCAGTTCCATGCAGCCAATGCGCTCGCTGTCCAGCACCAGCGCTTCCAGCGGTCGCGCCACCCGCCGGGCAAAACGGGTCGCCACCAGAAACGTGGCTATTAACACCGCGATGAACAGCGCCAGGAAAACCAGACTGTGGCGTGGATTCAACGGGATGAAATCACTGCGCGGCGCAGCAACCACGATGATCAATTGCTGATTGTGTAACGCGATGGGCAGAAAATGGCCCACCCAGTTTTCCCCAGCGTTGTTGAAGAACAGCACCTGCTCAGCAGGCTTGCCCATGGCCTGCCACTGCGCCACCGCGCTGGTCAGGGGCGTGAAACCGCTTTCGGCAACCGTTTTCAGCACGCTGGCGTTGACATCCGCATCGGTCCGAATGCGCGCATCGCGAGGTAGACCGAGCAGACGACCATCGGCCAGCATGATGGCGACCCAGCCGTTAGGGCTGATATTGATATTGCGGGTAAATCGGGATAGATCGAGTAATTTCAGGTCCAGGGCGATCACGTACAAGCGCTGATTGGCCGAATCGCGCCAGCGACTCGCGGCGGTCATGCCCGGTTCGTGAACGCTGGGAAACCGGTAGGGGTCGCTCCAGTACAATTCATGATCCTGGGTGAGGCGCAATGCCCCCTGATACCAGCGCTGTTGACGAGGATCGTAATCGCTTTCGCGCCATTCCTCGCCGAGCAACGTATAACCCTGGCCCCATTTCCGCCAGTATTGCTCGCGCCCCCATCGTTCCCTATCGGTAATCCGGTTATGCCATTCGCCGTTAGGCATTCTCACCAACAAAAATTCGCGGCCGGTCTCCTCGGCAAATCGCAGCGAGGAGATGAGTTCGCGTTCCGCAAGGATTGGAATAAACAGGCGATTGAAGCGTCCCAGATCATCGATCGTGAAGGTGTGATTGTGTCCCCACTCCCGGGTGTCATCTGCGATCCGGTCAATTTGGCTGAATAGAGCTTCAACCTGGGCGCGGATGACATTGGCGCCCTTATACATGGCGCTGGCGGCGAGTTCGTCGACCATCCGCGAGAACACCAGGAAATAGGCGGTTATGGCGAACACCAAAATAGCTAGAGTGACCAGCGACCAGGTTTGCCAGATGAGATCGTGGCGCAGGCTTCGACCGTGATGCAGCTTAACCTCGGCAGGAATAGAGTTCTGGTTCATGAGGGTGCGCGGTCAGGATCGGAACAGTCGGGAATACTGGGTTTCATGCAGCGCCCCAGCCAAAGCCAGACCGGGAGCGGCGGCGCCGATATCCTCGTCCGGCAGGGTCAGCGCTGAGTGAACGGCGTCAATCAGCACGGGCGTAGCAGCGACCAGCAATCGTTGGCTAGCGGTCTGGCCGAGCGGAATCAATCGGGTCGCGGCGGCGACCTGGTTTTCAACCCAGGTCCAAGCCAAACCGGTGGTTGCCGCCTGCAGGGGAATCTCCCATTTCACCGCCGCCAGACTGAACAGCGTGGCGAAACACACCTGGGATGCATTACGCCAGGCTACCGCTTCGGCCATGCCCAGGTCGGTCAACAAGCGGGCCAGCGCTGCGCCTAAATGGGTATCCTCCCGCTGCAACTCCGCAGCCTCGCGCGAGGCATGTAATCGGGCGTTCCAGCGACGGACTTCGCCAGCATTGGCAACTTGCCATCCTTGATAGAGCCGGACGAAAATCGGCAGGTCAAGTCGCCGCAGATTGTGGTCCAGTAGACCCAGAATCCAGTGGCCCGCGCTGAGTTCATTTTGCACCCAACCTTGTTCAACAGCGCATTCCAGTCCCTGCGAGTAGGCGTAAGCCCCTACCGGGAGAGCGGGGCTGCATAGCTGCAACAGGCGGGGTAACGCCAGGGGAATCCTCTCCCCCAATCCCTCTCCCGCCAGTGGGCGAGGGGAGCAAACCGTTATGCCGGGATGAGTCTGCGGCACAACGGGTTGCCAAAAAAGAACTTGGGCAGAATGCCCAGGCTATGCCGGATCATGGTGATGGTGATGGTGATGATGATGATGATGATGATGAGCGCCTGCACCGCCATGCGCCCCGGCTTCCGGCTCGAAGGGCGCCTGTTCATGAATCACCGTCAGCCCTAGTTCATCCATCATTTTGTCCAGCACATGATCGTGAAGATAGCGCACCCAGCCCGAGCGGATTTGCAAGGGGATATGACGGTTGCCCAAGTGGTAAGCAGCGCGCGCCAGAGACAGTCCATCGTCGGTATAGGCAGTGGAAACGCGCTCTGCAGCGGCGCGAACCTCAACCACCAGACCGGTCGTGGCGCGTAGCAAATCGCCATGCCGCAGCACCGTGCCGCGCGGCAAAAACAGACCCACGTCCGCGCCACTGTCCAGCCAGGTTCGCAACCGGCTTTTCTGGCGCAGTTCAAAGGGCAGGGTCAATGTCGTTTCGGCAGGCAACGCCTCACGCAAACGCTCGACAATTTGTAATTCCACGGGTTCGGCAACGTCCATGAGCGACCTCTTTTCGTTGATGCATAATGAGTGAGGCGGCGGACTTCCCCTCGTTTTTCTCCAGTCAATTATTAGAACAAAAAGTAGCGTTGCGCCAGAGGCAGAATAGCGGCAGGTTCACAGGTCAGCAGGACGCCATCTGCCCGCACCTCATAAGTTTGTGGATCAACATCGATTTTGGGCAGAGCATCGTTATGAATCAGGTCACGTTTACTGACTGTGCGCGTGTCGCGAACTGCGGCCAGCATGCGATGCAGACCGAGCGTATCCAACGCGCCGCTATTCAAAGCCGCTTTGGAAACAAAGGTCAGGCAGGTCGCAGCCAGCGCGCCGCCGAAGGCGCCGAACATGGGTCGATAATGCACCGGTTGCGGTGTCGGAATGGAAGCGTTGGGGTCGCCCATGGGCGCAGCGATGATGAAGCCGCCCTTGATGATCAGCGCTGGTTTCACGCCGAAGAACGCGGGCCGCCACAGCACGATGTCCGCCAGTTTACCCACTTCCAGCGAGCCGACCAGATGGCCGATGCCGTGGGTGATCGCTGGATTGATGGTGTACTTGGCGATATAGCGCTTAACCCGGAAATTGTCGGCAGGATGGCTCGCTTCGTCCTCTGGGGCAGAGGGCGGTAAAAGGTTGCCTCGCTGCACCTTCATTTTGTGAGCGGTTTGCCAGGTACGGGTGATCACTTCGCCGACCCGGCCCATCGCTTGCGAGTCGGACGAGATCATCGAGAACGCGCCCAGATCGTGCAGGATATCCTCGGCGGCGATGGTCTCGCGGCGAATGCGCGAGTCGGCGAAAGCCACATCCTCGGGAATGCCGGGGTCGAGGTGGTGACACACCATCAGCATGTCCAGATGTTCGTCCACCGTGTTGACCGTGTAGGGCCGGGTAGGATTGGTGGAGGAGGGC includes these proteins:
- the ureE gene encoding urease accessory protein UreE; this encodes MDVAEPVELQIVERLREALPAETTLTLPFELRQKSRLRTWLDSGADVGLFLPRGTVLRHGDLLRATTGLVVEVRAAAERVSTAYTDDGLSLARAAYHLGNRHIPLQIRSGWVRYLHDHVLDKMMDELGLTVIHEQAPFEPEAGAHGGAGAHHHHHHHHHHHHHDPA
- a CDS encoding urease accessory protein UreF codes for the protein MPLALPRLLQLCSPALPVGAYAYSQGLECAVEQGWVQNELSAGHWILGLLDHNLRRLDLPIFVRLYQGWQVANAGEVRRWNARLHASREAAELQREDTHLGAALARLLTDLGMAEAVAWRNASQVCFATLFSLAAVKWEIPLQAATTGLAWTWVENQVAAATRLIPLGQTASQRLLVAATPVLIDAVHSALTLPDEDIGAAAPGLALAGALHETQYSRLFRS
- a CDS encoding response regulator produces the protein MNQNSIPAEVKLHHGRSLRHDLIWQTWSLVTLAILVFAITAYFLVFSRMVDELAASAMYKGANVIRAQVEALFSQIDRIADDTREWGHNHTFTIDDLGRFNRLFIPILAERELISSLRFAEETGREFLLVRMPNGEWHNRITDRERWGREQYWRKWGQGYTLLGEEWRESDYDPRQQRWYQGALRLTQDHELYWSDPYRFPSVHEPGMTAASRWRDSANQRLYVIALDLKLLDLSRFTRNINISPNGWVAIMLADGRLLGLPRDARIRTDADVNASVLKTVAESGFTPLTSAVAQWQAMGKPAEQVLFFNNAGENWVGHFLPIALHNQQLIIVVAAPRSDFIPLNPRHSLVFLALFIAVLIATFLVATRFARRVARPLEALVLDSERIGCMELEQPVALPPSWREMDTLAAAQEHMRQMLLVNRCDWQQINAELENKVAERTLELAGEKQRAEEATRAKSAFLANMSHEIRTPMNAVIGMAHLALQTELTAKQRDYVQKIHGAGASLLNIINDILDFSKIEAGKLDMERIDFRFDDVLNNVATLVSQKAYDKGLELLFHEPSNLPQHLVGDPLRLGQILVNLINNAIKFTEQGQIIVDVQERERANDQVKLQFAVCDTGIGMTEEQRGRMFQAFIQADGSTTRKYGGTGLGLTISKRLVELMNGVIWVKSTLGVGSTFYFTVWLGVSDAPCVWRPVLPAILKGLRALVVDDNAAAAEILTEVLASLALRVDAVASGPEAIARIQAADRIDPYRIVFIDWKMPDMDGIETSRRIKQDDTLTTPPRIVMVTAFGREEVRAHAEAVGVEDFLIKPISYSLLLDTLMNLFPPANGEARAHYHARQGEPQTRLDGVRLLLAEDNELNQQIAVELLEVAGARVVIANNGQEAVARLEASLEGEPFHGVLMDLQMPEMDGFEATRRIRADARFAELPIIAMTAHALVEERQRCLEAGMNDHIAKPIEPEAMFHTLQHWFPSKTGTPARRRRVTAGRSSEALELPILPDLDTATGLRRVGGNRSLYRNLLGKFAISQTEVVAQIRAALADADRETAERLAHTLKGVAGNIGATSLQMRATDLEKALREHADSTALEPLLIQTGQLLEALTKGLRTVLAMPPSAAPASSIVGRDQLGPVLSHLERLLSESDAEALDYLATHRAILAEALPIELFLAIEKATIDYRFEEALQRLREVMQSIKKQA